From Vicugna pacos chromosome 6, VicPac4, whole genome shotgun sequence, a single genomic window includes:
- the PTGER2 gene encoding prostaglandin E2 receptor EP2 subtype isoform X1: protein MGNTSSDSRLENCDAEQWLPSGESPAISAVMFSAGVLGNLIALALLAHRWRGDSGRSAGPGSSISLFHVLVTELVFTDLLGTCLISPVVLASYARNQTLVALAPQRRVCTYFAFSMTFFSLATMLMLFAMALERYLAIGHPYFYQSRIKRRGGLAVLPIVYTASLLFCSLPLLGHRQYAQYCPGTWCFIWLEQTTYLRLYATLLLLLIIAVLVCNFSVILNLIRMHRRGKRSRCGPSLGGSRRRGERVSMAEETDHLILLAIMTITFAICSLPLTIFAYMNETSRKEKWYLQALRFLSVNSIIDPWVFAILRPPVLRLMRSVLCCRVSLRAQDATQTSRSAQLNVGK from the exons ATGGGCAACACTTCCAGTGACTCCAGGCTCGAGAACTGCGATGCTGAACAGTGGCTTCCCTCGGGTGAAAGTCCTGCCATCAGTGCGGTGATGTTCTCGGCCGGGGTGCTGGGAAACCTCATCGCTCTGGCGCTGCTGGCGCACCGCTGGCGGGGGGACTCGGGGCGCAGCGCCGGCCCCGGGAGCTCCATCTCGCTGTTCCATGTGCTGGTGACCGAGCTGGTGTTCACCGACCTGCTCGGTACTTGCCTCATCAGCCCTGTGGTGCTTGCTTCCTACGCACGGAACCAGACCCTGGTGGCACTGGCGCCCCAGAGACGCGTGTGCACCTACTTTGCCTTCTCCATGACCTTCTTCAGCCTGGCTACCATGCTCATGCTCTTCGCCATGGCCCTGGAGCGCTACCTAGCCATCGGGCACCCCTATTTCTACCAGAGCCGGATCAAACGCCGCGGCGGCTTGGCCGTGCTGCCCATCGTCTACACAGCCTCCCTGCTGTTTTGCTCCTTGCCGCTGCTGGGCCACAGGCAGTACGCCCAGTACTGCCCTGGGACGTGGTGCTTCATCTGGCTCGAGCAGACTACGTACCTTAGGCTTTACGCCACCCTGTTGCTGCTCCTCATCATTGCGGTGCTCGTCTGCAACTTCAGTGTCATCCTCAACCTCATCCGCATGCACCGCCGGGGCAAGAGGAGCCGCTGCGGACCCTCCTTGGGCGGCAGCCGCAGGAGAGGGGAAAGGGTGTCCATGGCAGAGGAGACGGACCATCTCATTCTCCTGGCTATAATGACCATCACCTTCGCCATCTGCTCCTTGCCTTTGACG ATTTTTGCATATATGAATGAAACCTCCCGAAAAGAAAAGTGGTACCTCCAAGCTCTTAGATTTTTATCAGTTAATTCAATAATCGACCCTTGGGTCTTTGCCATCCTGAGGCCTCCTGTTCTGAGACTCATGCGTTCAGTCCTCTGTTGTCGGGTTTCATTAAGAGCACAAGATGCAACACAAACTTCCCGTTCTGCTCAGTTGAATGTCGGTAAATAG
- the PTGER2 gene encoding prostaglandin E2 receptor EP2 subtype isoform X3, translating into MGNTSSDSRLENCDAEQWLPSGESPAISAVMFSAGVLGNLIALALLAHRWRGDSGRSAGPGSSISLFHVLVTELVFTDLLGTCLISPVVLASYARNQTLVALAPQRRVCTYFAFSMTFFSLATMLMLFAMALERYLAIGHPYFYQSRIKRRGGLAVLPIVYTASLLFCSLPLLGHRQYAQYCPGTWCFIWLEQTTYLRLYATLLLLLIIAVLVCNFSVILNLIRMHRRGKRSRCGPSLGGSRRRGERVSMAEETDHLILLAIMTITFAICSLPLTILFHYTSLQEI; encoded by the exons ATGGGCAACACTTCCAGTGACTCCAGGCTCGAGAACTGCGATGCTGAACAGTGGCTTCCCTCGGGTGAAAGTCCTGCCATCAGTGCGGTGATGTTCTCGGCCGGGGTGCTGGGAAACCTCATCGCTCTGGCGCTGCTGGCGCACCGCTGGCGGGGGGACTCGGGGCGCAGCGCCGGCCCCGGGAGCTCCATCTCGCTGTTCCATGTGCTGGTGACCGAGCTGGTGTTCACCGACCTGCTCGGTACTTGCCTCATCAGCCCTGTGGTGCTTGCTTCCTACGCACGGAACCAGACCCTGGTGGCACTGGCGCCCCAGAGACGCGTGTGCACCTACTTTGCCTTCTCCATGACCTTCTTCAGCCTGGCTACCATGCTCATGCTCTTCGCCATGGCCCTGGAGCGCTACCTAGCCATCGGGCACCCCTATTTCTACCAGAGCCGGATCAAACGCCGCGGCGGCTTGGCCGTGCTGCCCATCGTCTACACAGCCTCCCTGCTGTTTTGCTCCTTGCCGCTGCTGGGCCACAGGCAGTACGCCCAGTACTGCCCTGGGACGTGGTGCTTCATCTGGCTCGAGCAGACTACGTACCTTAGGCTTTACGCCACCCTGTTGCTGCTCCTCATCATTGCGGTGCTCGTCTGCAACTTCAGTGTCATCCTCAACCTCATCCGCATGCACCGCCGGGGCAAGAGGAGCCGCTGCGGACCCTCCTTGGGCGGCAGCCGCAGGAGAGGGGAAAGGGTGTCCATGGCAGAGGAGACGGACCATCTCATTCTCCTGGCTATAATGACCATCACCTTCGCCATCTGCTCCTTGCCTTTGACG attcttttccattatacatcattacaagaaatttaa